In Phragmites australis chromosome 16, lpPhrAust1.1, whole genome shotgun sequence, one DNA window encodes the following:
- the LOC133896029 gene encoding 22 kDa alpha-zein 8-like yields the protein MATKIFVLFALLALSVSAVSAVTFPQYVPSVSALGATQQCVQYNILQHALVTGVSPLSAVITQQQQQQLEFLQQQILAHLTIQDITVQQQLFNPLAQVSPVANWEQQQQLFNLLAVASPAAYLQQQQQIFNQLDMASPVANWLKRQQQQIFNQLTVASPITYWQQQQQQQFFNQLVVASLTAYCQQQQQLFNPLVVASPVAYWQQHQQLFNPLAMATPAAYRQ from the coding sequence ATGGCAACCAAGATATTTGTGTTGTTTGCTCTTCTTGCTCTTTCGGTGAGTGCCGTTTCTGCGGTCACTTTTCCACAATACGTCCCATCAGTGAGTGCTTTGGGAGCCACACAGCAATGTGTGCAATACAACATACTTCAACATGCGCTCGTGACAGGCGTCTCGCCCTTGTCAGCTGTTAtcacacaacaacaacaacaacaactagaatTCCTACAACAACAAATTTTGGCACATCTGACAATACAGGACATCACGGTTCAGCAGCAACTCTTCAACCCACTAGCCCAGGTGAGCCCTGTGGCCAActgggagcagcagcagcagctcttcAACCTATTGGCAGTGGCAAGCCCCGCCGCCtacttgcagcagcagcagcagatctTCAATCAACTTGACATGGCAAGCCCCGTCGCCAACTGGCTGAAACGTCAGCAGCAGCAGATCTTCAACCAACTTACCGTGGCAAGCCCCATCACCTACtggcagcaacagcagcagcaacagttCTTCAACCAACTGGTCGTGGCAAGCCTCACTGCATACTgccagcaacagcagcagctctTTAACCCACTGGTCGTGGCAAGCCCCGTCGCTTACTGGCAACAACATCAGCAACTCTTCAACCCACTAGCCATGGCGACCCCCGCAGCCTACAGGCAGTAG
- the LOC133894858 gene encoding berberine bridge enzyme-like D-2: MAALILFSLVLHLFAVQASSDGDDASFTACLAAAGVRNVTTRQSPAYDAALRLSIANLRFAGAGAPKPAAIVVPASLDELRAAVRCARGAGLVLRLRSGGHSYEGLSYTTEDRAAFAVVDLAALDRVRVDAAGSRTAWVESGATLGQVYHAVAESSPTLAFSAGSCPTVGSGGHIGGGGFGLLSRKYGLAGDNVIDAVLVDADGRVLDRAEMGEDVFWAIRGGGGGTWGAVYAWRIQLVPVPERVTTFIVNRPGTIESVARLVSTWQHVAPWLPDDFFVSAFVGAGLPELNRTGISVTFKGLYVGPSHEAVQILAERFPEIGLSDLNPREMSWIESALFFSGLPQGSSVSDLADRVLHKKNYFKAKSDYVRRPTPFNHLIRAVGLLSKEPKAYVILDPYGGAMDRIGSTDLPFPHRKGNIHGIQYLIEWTTADDRNREEYMDWLRRFYDSMAAYVANNPRTAYINYMDLDLGTNNWSGHLHLIESPNTNPNPEVEAARVWGERYFLSNYDRLVRAKTMIDPENVFRNAQSIPPTKSPRGISPKVAANVSTYDS, translated from the coding sequence ATGGCCGCGCTAATCCTGTTCTCTCTTGTGCTCCACCTCTTCGCCGTGCAAGCAAGCAGCGATGGCGATGATGCGAGCTTCACGGCGTGCCTCGCGGCAGCCGGCGTGCGCAACGTGACGACGCGCCAGTCCCCTGCGTACGACGCCGCGCTGCGCCTCTCCATCGCGAACCTCCGGTTCGCGGGCGCCGGCGCTCCGAAGCCCGCCGCCATCGTCGTCCCGGCGTCCTTGGATGAGCTCCGCGCCGCCGTGCGGTGCGCGCGGGGGGCGGGGCTCGTGTTGCGCCTCCGCAGCGGCGGCCACAGCTACGAGGGCCTCTCGTACACCACGGAGGACCGCGCCGCCTTCGCCGTTGTCGACCTCGCCGCGCTCGATCGCGTCCGCGTCGACGCCGCTGGCTCGCGCACAGCGTGGGTCGAGTCCGGCGCCACGCTCGGTCAAGTGTACCACGCCGTCGCCGAGTCCAGCCCGACACTCGCGTTCTCGGCTGGGTCGTGCCCGACGGTCGGCTCCGGCGGCcacatcggcggcggcgggttcgGGCTGCTGTCCCGCAAGTACGGGCTCGCCGGCGACAACGTGATCGACGCCGTTCTGGTCGACGCCGACGGCCGCGTCCTGGACCGAGCCGAAATGGGGGAGGACGTGTTCTGGGCCAtccgcggcggaggcggcggcaccTGGGGCGCCGTCTACGCCTGGCGCATTCAGCTCGTGCCGGTTCCCGAGCGCGTCACCACGTTCATCGTCAACCGGCCAGGGACCATCGAGTCGGTGGCCCGGCTTGTCTCGACGTGGCAGCACGTCGCGCCGTGGCTTCCCGACGACTTCTTCGTCTCGGCGTTCGTCGGAGCCGGCTTGCCGGAGTTGAACCGGACCGGCATCTCCGTCACGTTCAAAGGTCTGTACGTCGGACCGAGCCACGAAGCGGTCCAGATACTGGCCGAAAGGTTCCCCGAGATCGGGTTGTCGGATCTGAACCCGAGAGAGATGAGCTGGATCGAATCCGCCTTGTTCTTCTCGGGTCTACCCCAAGGAAGCTCGGTTTCGGATCTCGCGGACCGGGTGCTCCACAAGAAGAACTACTTCAAGGCCAAGTCGGACTACGTGCGCCGTCCGACGCCCTTCAATCACCTGATCAGAGCCGTTGGCCTCCTGTCCAAGGAGCCCAAGGCATATGTTATCTTGGACCCATATGGCGGCGCCATGGATCGGATCGGGTCTACTGATCTACCGTTCCCGCATCGCAAAGGCAACATCCACGGCATACAATACCTGATCGAATGGACGACTGCTGATGACAGAAACAGGGAGGAGTACATGGATTGGTTGAGGCGATTCTACGACTCCATGGCAGCATATGTGGCGAACAATCCACGAACTGCCTATATAAACTACATGGATCTTGATCTAGGCACCAACAACTGGTCTGGTCATCTCCATCTGATCGAGTCCCCTAACACTAATCCTAACCCAGAGGTTGAGGCGGCACGAGTATGGGGCGAGAGGTACTTCTTGAGCAACTACGATCGGCTCGTTCGCGCGAAGACGATGATCGACCCGGAGAACGTGTTCCGCAATGCGCAGAGCATCCCGCCAACCAAGAGTCCACGTGGCATCTCACCCAAGGTCGCTGCCAATGTGAGCACATACGATAGCTAG